A window of Kribbella voronezhensis genomic DNA:
CAGCAGCAGCATCCGGTCGACGACCCCGTTGCGCCGGAACCCGGCGTACAGGCCGAACAGCAGCCCTGCGATCCACTGCAGCGCAAGGCTCAGCGTCGCCAGCTTCAGCGTCACGGGGATCCGCAACCGGAGCTGGGAGGCGATGTCGGCGCCGGCGAACGTCGTACCGAAGTGGCCGGTGAACATGTCCTTCATCGACAGCAGGTACTGCACGATGAAGGGATCGTCGAGGTGGAACTGGGCCCGCTTGGCGGCCAGCACGGCCGCCGGGATCGGCTTGTCACCGGCCAGTTCGCGCAAGGGGTCTCCGGGCATCGCGAACACGAGCGCGAAGACCCCCAGCGTGACGATCAGGCCGATCGGGATGGCCGCCAGGATCCGGCGGAGGACGAACCGGGTCACTTGAACGTGGAGTAGAGCGCCTGGACGCCGGTGTACTTCGAGACCCGCGGCATGATCTTCGCCGAGTGCAGATACGCGTTCTGCTTGGCGTACAGCGGAATCAGCGGCATGTCCTCGAGCGCGATGTCCTCGGCCTGCTGGTAGAGCTTGATCGCCTTCTCCGGGTTCGGTTCGGCGTCGCCCTGGGCCAGCACCTTGTCCAGTTCGGGGTTGTTGTAGCCGGAGAAGTTCGCGTCACCGTTGGACTTGAACATCGGGGTCAGGTAGTCCTCGATCGACGGGTAGTCGTGGCCCCAGCCGCTGAACCGCAGGCCGTCCAGCTTGCGGGTGTCGGCCAACTGGGTGATCTCCGAGCCCTGCTTGCCGGTGTACTTGACGGTCAGCCCGAGGTTCTGCCGGAGCATGTTGCCGATCGCCTCGGCGAAGATCTGGCCGGTCGCCGACGTCGTGTTGTAGTTGATGTTCACCGCACCGGAGAAGCCGCCGGCCTCGGCCAGCAACTGCTTGGCCGCGGTCGGGTCGAAGGTGCAGTACTTGCAGGCGTCCGGCCGGTACCCGTCCATGTCCGGTGAGACCAGCCCGTTCGACGGGGTGGCCAGGCCGACCAGGTCCGCGAACGCCTTCCGGTCGATCGCCATCGAGAACGCGTGCCTCAGCTTGGGGTTCTTGTACCGCGGGTCCCAGGCGGGCATCGTCAAGTAGTTGGCACCGGAGCTCGTGGCGGTCACCCAGCCGTCGGGCGCGTCGGTCTTGAAGGTCTTGATCTTGGTCGGCGGTACGTCGACGAAGTCCACGTTGCCCGCCAGGAATTCGTTGTACGCCGTGTCCGCGTTCGGGATGAACCGGAACGTGATGGCGTCCGCCTCGGGGGCGTTCGGGCCCTTGTAGCCGTCCCACTTGACCAGCTTGATGTCGTCCCCGGGGTTCCAGGCGCCGTCCAGCTTGAACGCGCCGTTGCCGATCGGCTTGCGCTTGTAGGCGTCCGGGTTCTTCCGGACCTCCTCCGGCAGCGGGGCCAGGCCGAGGTACTGCAGGGTCAGCCCGAACTGGGAGAACGGCACCTTCAGCTTCACCGAGAAGGTCAGGTCGTCGATCTGCTTCAGGCCGCTCAGCGTCTTGACCGAGGTCGGCTTCGGGGTGGCGCCGTCCGGGGTCGGCGGGTTCATCGCGTCGTAGCCCTCGACCTTGGAGAAGAAGCCGTTGTTCTTCCACGCGGTCGAGCCCTGCGCGGTCAGGTTCCAGCTGTCGACGTAGTCCTTGGCCGTCAGCGCCTGCCCGTTCTGGAAGGTGTTGCCGGACTTGAGCTTGATCGTCCAGGTCTGGCTGGTCTTGTCCGGCGTGACGGACTCGGCCATCACGTTCACCGTCTTGCCGGTGTTCGGATCGGTGGCCACCAGCGGCGCGAACACCGCCTGGGCGACCTGGATCCCCGGGCTGCCGTTCTCGTTCAGCGGGTTGATGTAGTCGAGCGGGTCCGCGGCGATCGCGATGACCTCGCTCTTGGCACCGCTACCGGCGCCGCCGGAGCTCTTGCCGTCTCCACAGGAGCTGAGCACCAGGGCGAGCCCGAGTGCCACCCCCAGAACACCAGTCGCACGTCGCACGGTCGAAACCAACTTCCTCGGCGGGAGGGCCGGTAGGCGGAATAGCCGCCATGTTGGCTGGTCGAAACTGCGCATGTCAACGTTGTCAGCGCCAAATTGTGGCCGCGTTATCTTTCCGAGACCTCAGAGCACCTGTACCCGCAGAGGGCCCTTCGGTCACGATAACGCCGACACAACCCCAAGTCATCAGATGTCAACGGCGTCTGACCCCAAAAAACGGACCATCCGCACACAGCGTGCGAACGGTCCGTGGAGTGAGCGCGTGATTACAGGGTGAAAGCGCCTGCGTCCTCGTCGAAGGGCCCCATCACGGTCAGCGCCGGGTCGCCCGCATAGAGGTCGGCCGCGAGTTGGCTGACATCGTCGAGGGTGACCGCGTCGATGCGGCGCAGGATCTCGTCGACGGTCGGCAGTTCGCCGTACACGAGTTCGGCCTTGGCGATCCGGGTCATCTTGGCGCCGGTGTCCTCCAGGCCCATCACGACCGAGCCGCGCATCTGCCCCTTGCCGCGGAGCAGTTCGTCGGCCGTGATGCCGCCCTTGGCGATCGTGGCCAGCTCGGCCCGGATCACGTCGAGCACCTCGGGAGCCTTCTTCGGCAGACAGCCCGCGTACACACCGACCATGCCGGAGTCCGCGTACGCCGAACCGAAGGTGAAGACCGAGTACGCCAGACCGCGCTTCTCCCGCACTTCCTGGAACAGCCGCGACGACATGCCGCCACCGACGATCCCGTGCAGCACGCCGGCAACGAATCGTCGCTCGTCGTTGCGCACGAGCCCCGGCATCCCGAGCACGAGATGCGCCTGCTCCACATCACGGTGGTGCACCTGCACACCCCCGTACGTCGGAACGCGGCGCGCCGACCCACGTCGTACCGGCGTCGGCTCGGCCTCGCCGGTGGCCCAGTGCCGCTCGAACGCCTTGCGGACCAGCTTGACGACGTCGGAGTGCTCCACGTTGCCGGCGACGGAGACGACGATGTTCTCCGGGCGGTAGCGGCGGCGGTACCAGCCCGTCACCTGGCGCCGGGTCAGCGCGGCCACCGACTCCGGCGTACCGGTGATCGAGCGGCCGAGCGGCGACGAGCCCCAGAGCTGCTCGGCGAACAGGTCGTGGATGTGGTCCGACGTCTCGTCGGCGTGCATCGCGATCTCTTCGTCGATGACGTCGCGCTCACTCTCGACGTCTTCCTCGGTCAGCGTGGCCGAGGTGATCATGTCGCAGATGACGTCGACCGCGAGCGGCAGATCGGAGTCCAGCACCCGGGCGTAGTAGCAGGTGTACTCCTTGCCGGTGAACGCGTTCATCTCGCCGCCGACCGCGTCGATCTCCGCGGAGATCTCCAGCGCGTCACGGCGCTCGGTGCCCTTGAACAGCAGGTGTTCGAGGAAGTGCGTCGCACCGGACAGCTGGATCGGCTCGTCCCGCGATCCGACGCCGACCCAGAGACCGAAGGTGACCGAGCGGAAGCCCGGTACGGACTGGGAAAGCACGCGGAGCCCGGAGGGCAGGACGGTCCGTTTGACCGGACCGCCCGCCTCCGAGCTCAGCAGCGTGCTGGTGATGGCACGTGTCACTCGGCGGGAGCGACCTCTGCGTCGTCACCCTTGCTGTCACCCTTGGCCGCGTCCTCGTCGAGGACCGGGATCAGCGACAGCTTGCCGCGGTCGTCGATCTCGGCGATCTCGACCTGGAGCTTCTGGCCGACGGACAGGATGTCCTCGACGGCCTCCACCCGCTTGCCACCGGCCAGGCCGCGCAGCTTCGAGATGTGCAGCAGACCGTCCTTGCCGGGGAGCAGGGAGATGAACGCACCGAAGTTGGTCGTCTTCACGACCGTGCCCAGGTAGCGCTCGCCCTTCTCCGGCATGGTCGGGTTGGCGATCGCGTTGATCATCGCGCGCGCCGCGTCGGCCGAGGGGCCGTCCGTCGCACCGATGTACACCGTGCCGTCGTCCTCGATGGAGATGTCGGCACCGGTCTCGTCGGTGATCTGGTTGATCATCTTGCCCTTCGGGCCGATGACCTCGCCGATCTTGTCGACCGGGACCTTCACCGAGATGACCCGCGGCGCGAACTCGCTCATCTCACCCGGGGCGTCGATGGCCTTGGCCATCACGTCGAGGATGGTCAGGCGGGCTTCCTTGGCCTGGGTCAGCGCGCCGGCCAGGACGTGCGCCGGGATGCCGTCCAGCTTGGTGTCCAACTGCAGGGCGGTGACGAAGTCCTTCGTCCCGGCGACCTTGAAGTCCATGTCGCCGAACGCGTCCTCGGCGCCCAGGATGTCGGTCAGCGCGACGTACTGCGTCTCGCCGTCGACCTCACCGGAGATGAGGCCCATCGCGATACCCGCGACCGGTGCCTTCAGCGGCACACCGGCCGACAGCAGCGACAGCGTCGAGGCGCAGACCGAGCCCATCGAGGTGGAGCCGTTGGAGCCGAGCGCCTCGGACACCTGACGCAGCGCGTACGGGAAGTCCTCCCGCGACGGCAGCACGGGCACCAGGGCCCGCTCGGCCAGCGCGCCGTGACCGATCTCGCGGCGCTTCGGCGAACCGACCCGGCCGGTCTCACCGGTCGAGTACGGCGGGAAGTTGTAGTTGTGCATGTAGCGCTTGCGCGTCTCCGGGGAGAGCGTGTCGAGCTGCTGCTCCATCCGGAGCATGTTCAGCGTGGTGACACCCATGATCTGGGTCTCGCCGCGCTCGAACAGCGCCGAGCCGTGCACCCGCGGGAGCACCTTGACCTGCGCCTTGAGCGGCCGGATGTCGGCCAGGCCGCGACCGTCGATGCGGACCTTGTCGGTCAGCACGCGCTTGCGGACCAGCTTCTTGGTGAGCGAGCGGAAGGCTGCGGACAGCTCCTTCTCGCGACCCTCGAAGTCGGCGGCCAGCTTGTCGACGACAGCGGCCTTGACGGCGTCGGTGGCCTCTTCGCGGTCGTGCTTGCCCGCGATGGTGAGCGCCTGCGACAGCTCCTCGGTGGCAGCTGCCTCGACAGCGGCGAACGCGTCGTCCTGGTAGTCCGGGAACAGCGGGAACTCACCGGTCGGCTTGGAAGCCTTCGCGGCCAGCTCGGACTGCGCCTCGACCAGCGTCTTGATGAACGCCTTGGAGGCCTCGAGGCCCTGGGCCACGATCTCCTCGGTCGGCGCCTGCTTGCCGGCGGCAACGGCGTCGAAGGTGCCCGGGGTGGACTCGGCCTCGACCATCATGATCGCGACGTCACCGGTGTCGGTGACCCGGCCCGCGACCACCATGTCGAAGACGGCGTCCTCGAGCTCGGTGTGGGTCGGGAACGCGACCCACTGCTGGTCGATCAGGGCGACGCGGGTGGCGCCGATCGGACCGGAGAACGGCAGGCCGGCGATCTGGGTGGACATCGACGCGGCGTTGATCGCCAGCACGTCGTACAGCTTGTCCGGGTTGAGCGCCAGGACCGTGATGACGACCTGGATCTCGTTGCGCAGGCCGGACACGAACGACGGCCGCAGCGGGCGGTCGATCAGCCGGCAGGTCAGGATGGCCTCCTCGGAAGGACGGCCCTCCCGGCGGAAGAACGAGCCCGGGATCCGGCCGGCGGCGTACATCCGCTCCTCGACGTCCACCGTCAACGGGAAGAAGTCGAACTGGTCCTTGGGCTTCTTGCTGGCCGTGGTGGCCGACAGCACCATCGTGTCGCCGTCGAGGTAGGCGGCGGCGGAACCGGCGGCCTGCTGGGCCAGCCGGCCCGTCTCGAAGCGGATGGTACGGGTGCCGAAGCTGCCGTTGTCGATGACTGCTTCAGCGAACTCTGCGCCCTCCATGGGCGCGTTTGTGGTTCCCGACACGGGATACCCCTCTCGTCACTTGAGACGACTGTGAGGCGCGAACTCTCCGGGGGTGTGCCGGTCTTCGATCGAGGCCCGCGGGGGCAGCTGAGCTGTCCCGAAGGCCACTACCGAGGACCGGTCGTCGGCCCGGCACGCAAATCGCGTCGTCTCGTTGTCGTTGATTATTCAGTTGTCCCACGCCAGGCGTGGATACGCGAGAAGCGGCCACCCCAGAGTACGGTGGCCGCTTCTCACGACGTCATCGGCGAAGGCCGAGCCGCTCGATCAGGGACCGGTAGCGGTTGATGTCCTTCTTCGCCAGGTAGTTCAGCAGGCGGCGGCGCTGGCCGACCAGCAGGAGCAGACCACGACGGCTGTGGTGGTCGTGCTTGTGCTCCTTCAGGTGCTCGGTCAGGTCCGCGATGCGGTGGGTCAGGAGCGCGACCTGGACCTCGGGGGAACCGGTGTCGCCCTCGGTCAGGGCGTACTCGCCGATGATCTTCTTCTTCGCCTCAGGATTGGCTGACGACACGTGCGATCCTCTCGATGTCCGTTGCGCGGCGCACCGGGGCTTGGGTCACCCGGGCACTCTCGATCCGCGGCCGTTCAGACGGCAGCGTCCACGGTACCAGTCCGTGGACGCGTCACCCTAATTCTGGGTAAGGATCCGGCGGGCGTTGTCGACATCGAGCTTCATCTGGACCAGCAGGTCGTCGATGGTGTCGAAGCGGATCTGGGTGCCGCGGAGGCGGGCGACGAAGTCCACCGCGATCCGCGAGCCGTACAACTCCAGGTCGTCACGGTCGAGCACGTAGGACTCGACCCGGCGGTCGACGCCGTCGAAGGTCGGGTTGCTGCCGACGCTGATGGCCGCGGGCAACGGTTCGCCGTACCGCGGGGTGCCGGGTGCGGGCTCGATCACGGTCAGCCACCCGGCGTACACGCCGTCCAAGGGGACCGCGGCGCCTGTCAGGGCAGGGATGTTGGCCGTCGGGTAGCCGAGTTCGCGACCGCGCTTGTCGCCCTCGATCACGGTCCCGGTGACCCGCAGCGGCCGCCCGAGCGCGACGGCCGCGCCCTCGACGTCACCTTCGGCGATCAGGTTCCGGATGTACGTCGAGGACCACGGCTGGGCGTCGCCCGCGAGGGAAAGACCCTCCACCTCGAAGCCGGCGGCGGCACCCGCCTCGACCAGGGTGTCGACGTGCCCGGCCGCCCGGTGGCCGAAGCGGAAGTTCTCCCCCACCACGACCGCCTTGGCGCGCAGGGTGACGACCAGGACCCGGTCGATGAACTCCTGCGGCGACCACACCGCGGTCTCCTTGTCGAACGGCAGGATCAGTACGGCGTCCGCTCCGGCCGCCCCGAGCAACTCGGCCCGCTCGGCCGGCTCGCTGATCGTCGCCGGCGCGTGGCCGGGCCGTAGTACCGCCATCGGGTGCGGGTCGAAGGTCATCGCGACGACCGGCAGGCCGCCGAGCGCCTCCGCCCGGGCCCGGGCGTGCGCCAGCACCTCCTGGTGACCGCGGTGCACTCCGTCGAAGTTGCCGATGGTGACGACCGAGGGGCCGAAGTCGGCGTCCACCTCGTCCAAACCGTGCCAGACACGCATGGCAGCAGGATTCCATGCCGGTCCCGTCCCCCGATCGGCAGGGACCCCGATTGCTGGTTGGTCACCCCTTGTAATCGTTCGGTGACTCGACCTAAGGTGGCCGCGGCATCTGGTCGACCTTCGGAGGACCCGTGAAGATTCACCGCCTCATCGCTGCCTGCACCGCCGCGGCTCTTCTCGGCACGTTGTCGATCACGGCTCCCGCGACCGCCTTTGCCCCGGCCGCGCAGTACAAGAAGTACGTCGCGCTGGGTGACTCCTACACATCGGCGCCGTTGGTGCCGCTGCCCGAACTGCTCTCGCTCGGCTGTCTGCGCTCGATCGGGAACTACCCGAAGCAGCTGGCCGCGCGGCTCCAGGTCACCTCGTTCACCGACGTGAGTTGCGGCGGCGCGGACACCACCAACATGACCCAGCCGCAGAGCACCCCGCTCGGCACCTTCCCACCGCAGTTCAACGCGCTCACGGCCGACACCGACCTGGTCACCGTGGGGATCGGCGGCAACGACTTCGGCGTCTTCGGCGACATCACCAGCACCTGCCCCGGACTGCGCGCGAGCGATCCGGCCGGCGCCCCGTGCAAGGCGCACTTCACCGTTGACGGCAAGGACGCCCTGGCCGGCAAGATCGCGCAGACCCAGGTCCGGATCACCGAGGTGGTCAACGGCATCAAGCAGCGCTCACCGAAGGCGACGATCGTGCTGGTCGGCTATCCGAAGATCGCGCCGGAGAAGGGCACCTGCCCGGACATCCTGCCGTTCGCCGACGGCGACTACGCCTACCTGTACTCGATCGAGCAGAAGCTCAACCAGGCCGTCGAGAACGCGGCGGCGGCCGGCGGCGCGACGTACGTCGACACCTTCGGACCGTCCACCGGTCACGACGCGTGCGCCCCGGAAGGGCAGGCCTGGATCCAGGG
This region includes:
- a CDS encoding peptide ABC transporter substrate-binding protein, with the translated sequence MRRATGVLGVALGLALVLSSCGDGKSSGGAGSGAKSEVIAIAADPLDYINPLNENGSPGIQVAQAVFAPLVATDPNTGKTVNVMAESVTPDKTSQTWTIKLKSGNTFQNGQALTAKDYVDSWNLTAQGSTAWKNNGFFSKVEGYDAMNPPTPDGATPKPTSVKTLSGLKQIDDLTFSVKLKVPFSQFGLTLQYLGLAPLPEEVRKNPDAYKRKPIGNGAFKLDGAWNPGDDIKLVKWDGYKGPNAPEADAITFRFIPNADTAYNEFLAGNVDFVDVPPTKIKTFKTDAPDGWVTATSSGANYLTMPAWDPRYKNPKLRHAFSMAIDRKAFADLVGLATPSNGLVSPDMDGYRPDACKYCTFDPTAAKQLLAEAGGFSGAVNINYNTTSATGQIFAEAIGNMLRQNLGLTVKYTGKQGSEITQLADTRKLDGLRFSGWGHDYPSIEDYLTPMFKSNGDANFSGYNNPELDKVLAQGDAEPNPEKAIKLYQQAEDIALEDMPLIPLYAKQNAYLHSAKIMPRVSKYTGVQALYSTFK
- a CDS encoding M16 family metallopeptidase, encoding MTRAITSTLLSSEAGGPVKRTVLPSGLRVLSQSVPGFRSVTFGLWVGVGSRDEPIQLSGATHFLEHLLFKGTERRDALEISAEIDAVGGEMNAFTGKEYTCYYARVLDSDLPLAVDVICDMITSATLTEEDVESERDVIDEEIAMHADETSDHIHDLFAEQLWGSSPLGRSITGTPESVAALTRRQVTGWYRRRYRPENIVVSVAGNVEHSDVVKLVRKAFERHWATGEAEPTPVRRGSARRVPTYGGVQVHHRDVEQAHLVLGMPGLVRNDERRFVAGVLHGIVGGGMSSRLFQEVREKRGLAYSVFTFGSAYADSGMVGVYAGCLPKKAPEVLDVIRAELATIAKGGITADELLRGKGQMRGSVVMGLEDTGAKMTRIAKAELVYGELPTVDEILRRIDAVTLDDVSQLAADLYAGDPALTVMGPFDEDAGAFTL
- a CDS encoding polyribonucleotide nucleotidyltransferase — protein: MEGAEFAEAVIDNGSFGTRTIRFETGRLAQQAAGSAAAYLDGDTMVLSATTASKKPKDQFDFFPLTVDVEERMYAAGRIPGSFFRREGRPSEEAILTCRLIDRPLRPSFVSGLRNEIQVVITVLALNPDKLYDVLAINAASMSTQIAGLPFSGPIGATRVALIDQQWVAFPTHTELEDAVFDMVVAGRVTDTGDVAIMMVEAESTPGTFDAVAAGKQAPTEEIVAQGLEASKAFIKTLVEAQSELAAKASKPTGEFPLFPDYQDDAFAAVEAAATEELSQALTIAGKHDREEATDAVKAAVVDKLAADFEGREKELSAAFRSLTKKLVRKRVLTDKVRIDGRGLADIRPLKAQVKVLPRVHGSALFERGETQIMGVTTLNMLRMEQQLDTLSPETRKRYMHNYNFPPYSTGETGRVGSPKRREIGHGALAERALVPVLPSREDFPYALRQVSEALGSNGSTSMGSVCASTLSLLSAGVPLKAPVAGIAMGLISGEVDGETQYVALTDILGAEDAFGDMDFKVAGTKDFVTALQLDTKLDGIPAHVLAGALTQAKEARLTILDVMAKAIDAPGEMSEFAPRVISVKVPVDKIGEVIGPKGKMINQITDETGADISIEDDGTVYIGATDGPSADAARAMINAIANPTMPEKGERYLGTVVKTTNFGAFISLLPGKDGLLHISKLRGLAGGKRVEAVEDILSVGQKLQVEIAEIDDRGKLSLIPVLDEDAAKGDSKGDDAEVAPAE
- the rpsO gene encoding 30S ribosomal protein S15, which gives rise to MSSANPEAKKKIIGEYALTEGDTGSPEVQVALLTHRIADLTEHLKEHKHDHHSRRGLLLLVGQRRRLLNYLAKKDINRYRSLIERLGLRR
- a CDS encoding bifunctional riboflavin kinase/FAD synthetase, translated to MRVWHGLDEVDADFGPSVVTIGNFDGVHRGHQEVLAHARARAEALGGLPVVAMTFDPHPMAVLRPGHAPATISEPAERAELLGAAGADAVLILPFDKETAVWSPQEFIDRVLVVTLRAKAVVVGENFRFGHRAAGHVDTLVEAGAAAGFEVEGLSLAGDAQPWSSTYIRNLIAEGDVEGAAVALGRPLRVTGTVIEGDKRGRELGYPTANIPALTGAAVPLDGVYAGWLTVIEPAPGTPRYGEPLPAAISVGSNPTFDGVDRRVESYVLDRDDLELYGSRIAVDFVARLRGTQIRFDTIDDLLVQMKLDVDNARRILTQN
- a CDS encoding SGNH/GDSL hydrolase family protein, which translates into the protein MKIHRLIAACTAAALLGTLSITAPATAFAPAAQYKKYVALGDSYTSAPLVPLPELLSLGCLRSIGNYPKQLAARLQVTSFTDVSCGGADTTNMTQPQSTPLGTFPPQFNALTADTDLVTVGIGGNDFGVFGDITSTCPGLRASDPAGAPCKAHFTVDGKDALAGKIAQTQVRITEVVNGIKQRSPKATIVLVGYPKIAPEKGTCPDILPFADGDYAYLYSIEQKLNQAVENAAAAGGATYVDTFGPSTGHDACAPEGQAWIQGKDINLLRALNYHPRFEGQAGVASLTFKKLTGAQETVTAAEQARWAAEARTLSAKAAKDPAVKAAMNRLRTGAQR